One part of the Aneurinibacillus sp. REN35 genome encodes these proteins:
- a CDS encoding 3-hydroxybutyrate dehydrogenase — protein sequence MTKLVQNKVAFITGAASGIGLEIAKAFAEEGAKIAISDLNGEAAQAAAVEITAQGYTAIGMACNVADEAQLKNALEETIAAFGRLDVLINNAGLQYVAPLEEFPTEKFELLVKVMLIAPFMAIKHALPIMKEQGFGRIINMASINGLIGFAGKAAYNSAKHGVIGLTKVAALEAAPHGVTVNAICPGYVDTPLVRNQLSDLAKTRNVPLEKVLEEVIYPLVPQRKLLSVKDIADYALFIASDKASGVTGQAIVIDGGYTAQ from the coding sequence ATGACGAAATTAGTGCAGAATAAAGTCGCATTTATTACAGGAGCGGCAAGCGGTATTGGCCTTGAAATCGCCAAGGCATTCGCTGAAGAAGGCGCAAAAATTGCGATTAGCGATCTAAATGGGGAAGCGGCGCAGGCGGCGGCCGTTGAGATTACGGCTCAAGGATATACAGCTATTGGCATGGCATGTAATGTAGCGGATGAAGCACAATTGAAGAACGCATTGGAAGAGACGATAGCCGCATTTGGACGCTTGGATGTGTTGATTAATAATGCTGGGCTTCAATATGTTGCACCGCTTGAGGAATTTCCAACGGAGAAGTTTGAGCTTTTGGTCAAGGTTATGCTGATTGCTCCGTTTATGGCGATTAAGCATGCGCTGCCGATAATGAAGGAGCAAGGATTTGGCCGCATTATCAATATGGCCTCTATCAATGGTTTGATTGGATTTGCAGGAAAGGCGGCGTATAATAGCGCGAAGCATGGGGTAATTGGTTTGACGAAGGTAGCAGCTCTAGAAGCCGCTCCGCATGGTGTAACGGTTAATGCGATCTGCCCAGGCTATGTGGATACGCCGCTTGTACGCAATCAGTTATCAGATCTTGCAAAAACGCGCAATGTACCTTTGGAAAAAGTGCTAGAGGAAGTAATATATCCGCTGGTACCGCAGCGCAAGCTATTATCAGTAAAAGATATAGCAGACTATGCCTTATTTATTGCTAGTGATAAGGCAAGTGGGGTTACCGGACAGGCCATTGTGATTGATGGCGGATATACCGCACAATAG